From Psychrobacillus sp. FSL K6-2836, a single genomic window includes:
- a CDS encoding 5-methyltetrahydropteroyltriglutamate--homocysteine S-methyltransferase → MSKRLVVNTPFKADHVGSFLRPARLKEARQQFENNEITTDQLKQIEDEEITKLVAKQKEIGLLSVTDGEFRRKWWHFDFLGGFDGIEFYDTDKGLTFKGVQTRAHGIKVTGKIGFSTHYMIEHFKFLQGIAGDAVAKFTIPSPNMLFYRATIEEGVYSSQDELFNDLVVAYQGVIQALYDEGCRYLQIDDTSWATTFSEEGIASLKEKELELEETLALSARAINESISKRPEDLLVTMHICRGNFKSTYITSGSYELVSETIFAGLDVDGLFLEFDDERSGGFEPLRHINRSDLFIVLGLITSKHGDLEDADLTKNRINEATKYVPLEQLCLSPQCGFSSTEEGNLLTEEEQWSKVQHVIQIAKDVWK, encoded by the coding sequence ATGTCAAAACGATTAGTTGTAAATACACCATTTAAAGCAGATCACGTTGGAAGCTTTTTACGACCAGCTCGCTTAAAAGAAGCTCGACAACAATTTGAAAATAATGAAATAACTACTGATCAATTAAAACAAATAGAAGACGAAGAAATTACGAAACTAGTAGCAAAACAAAAGGAAATTGGACTTCTGTCTGTTACGGATGGAGAGTTTAGACGTAAATGGTGGCATTTCGATTTCCTTGGTGGATTTGACGGGATAGAATTTTATGATACAGATAAAGGATTAACGTTTAAAGGTGTGCAAACTAGAGCACACGGTATTAAAGTAACTGGGAAAATTGGATTTAGCACTCACTATATGATTGAACACTTTAAGTTTCTTCAAGGTATTGCTGGTGATGCTGTAGCAAAATTTACTATACCTAGTCCAAATATGTTATTTTACCGAGCAACTATTGAGGAAGGCGTTTATTCGAGTCAGGATGAATTGTTTAACGATTTAGTCGTTGCATATCAAGGTGTGATTCAAGCACTTTATGATGAAGGCTGCCGTTATCTTCAAATTGATGATACTTCATGGGCTACTACTTTTTCTGAGGAAGGAATTGCTTCCTTAAAAGAAAAGGAACTAGAACTGGAAGAGACATTAGCATTATCTGCACGCGCTATTAATGAATCTATCTCTAAACGCCCTGAAGACTTGCTTGTGACTATGCATATTTGCCGTGGTAATTTTAAATCTACGTATATTACAAGTGGAAGCTATGAGCTAGTTTCGGAAACTATTTTTGCAGGATTAGATGTAGACGGCCTATTCTTAGAGTTTGATGACGAACGTTCTGGCGGATTCGAACCACTTCGTCACATTAATCGTTCTGATCTTTTTATTGTATTAGGGTTAATCACGTCCAAACACGGGGATTTAGAAGATGCGGATCTTACCAAAAATAGAATTAATGAAGCTACTAAATATGTCCCTCTTGAACAGCTTTGCTTAAGTCCACAATGTGGTTTCTCATCTACTGAAGAGGGAAATCTTTTAACCGAGGAAGAACAATGGTCGAAAGTTCAGCATGTTATTCAAATCGCTAAGGATGTTTGGAAATAA
- a CDS encoding class D sortase: MTKKSVGNILMIIGCVLLVIVSYGMIENKTHQKELIESFKAIKTEAALASNEGTEKATTIKDSADISILRIPSIQLESPVIEGTTSTKLNRALGMIANLDAPGTPNGSTAIAGHQSHQFGHFFNRLNELQIGDRLELETSTDLLVYEVFDIQIVKPNNVEVLSRQEGISMLSLVTCYPERSNKYRLVVQAKQQEI, translated from the coding sequence ATGACGAAAAAAAGTGTAGGGAATATATTAATGATCATTGGATGTGTCTTACTCGTCATTGTTAGTTATGGAATGATTGAAAATAAAACACACCAAAAAGAATTGATTGAATCCTTTAAAGCTATAAAAACGGAAGCTGCATTAGCTTCAAATGAAGGAACGGAGAAAGCGACAACCATAAAGGATTCTGCGGATATAAGCATCTTGAGAATACCTTCTATCCAATTGGAATCTCCTGTTATAGAAGGCACAACTTCCACTAAGCTAAATCGTGCACTTGGAATGATAGCGAATCTGGATGCACCAGGTACTCCAAATGGGAGTACAGCTATTGCTGGACACCAGTCACATCAGTTTGGACATTTTTTTAATCGTCTGAATGAATTACAAATAGGGGATAGACTTGAATTAGAAACAAGTACAGACCTATTAGTCTATGAAGTATTTGATATTCAAATAGTTAAACCAAACAATGTGGAAGTATTGAGTCGTCAAGAAGGAATATCTATGTTATCGCTCGTGACCTGTTATCCAGAAAGGTCTAATAAATATCGTCTAGTGGTACAAGCAAAGCAGCAAGAAATATAA
- a CDS encoding acyl-CoA dehydrogenase family protein, translating into MGRYRFETEDHVIFRKSLQNFLQKEAAPHYDSWEKDRLIPKNFWRKLGEMGYLCPQVEEDFGGLGLDFSFGVIISEELERIGSSLVGVGLHNDIVVPYIESFGSQEQKQRWLPGCITSDFITGIAMTEPGAGSDLANIQTTAIRDGDHYVINGQKTFITNGVNGNLFLVVVKTNPKAEPRHQGISLVIVEEGTPGFSKGRKLDKVGLHAQDTAELYFEDCRIPISNLIGEEGKGFGYLMEKLQQERLVVAISAQIASEDMLEMTMEYVKSRKAFGKSISSFQNTQFKIAEMATKIELGKSFLESLIEDHISGKEVVTKVSMAKYWLTETAREISIDCMQLHGGYGYMEEYKIARRYRDIPVASIYAGTNEIMKVIISKNLGL; encoded by the coding sequence GTGGGAAGATATAGATTTGAGACGGAGGATCATGTGATATTTCGAAAATCTTTACAAAATTTTCTTCAGAAAGAAGCTGCCCCCCATTATGATTCATGGGAAAAGGATCGACTTATTCCAAAGAACTTTTGGAGAAAACTAGGTGAGATGGGCTACTTATGTCCACAGGTAGAGGAAGATTTCGGTGGCCTCGGTTTAGATTTTAGTTTTGGTGTAATTATTTCAGAGGAATTAGAAAGAATCGGCTCCAGTCTTGTAGGGGTTGGATTGCATAATGATATTGTTGTTCCTTATATAGAATCTTTTGGCTCGCAGGAGCAAAAGCAAAGATGGCTACCGGGGTGTATAACTTCAGATTTCATAACTGGAATTGCTATGACAGAGCCTGGAGCGGGTTCAGACTTGGCTAATATACAAACAACAGCAATTCGTGATGGAGATCATTATGTTATAAATGGGCAAAAGACATTCATCACTAATGGAGTTAATGGCAATCTGTTTTTAGTAGTAGTGAAAACTAATCCTAAAGCAGAACCAAGGCATCAAGGCATCAGTTTAGTTATTGTGGAAGAGGGGACACCTGGATTTTCGAAAGGGCGTAAGTTAGATAAGGTAGGATTACATGCTCAGGATACTGCAGAGTTATACTTCGAGGATTGTCGGATTCCTATTTCTAATTTAATCGGAGAAGAGGGTAAAGGCTTTGGTTACTTGATGGAGAAACTACAGCAGGAAAGATTAGTAGTAGCAATCTCTGCTCAAATTGCTTCAGAGGATATGCTAGAAATGACAATGGAGTATGTAAAGTCTCGTAAAGCTTTTGGAAAATCAATATCCTCCTTTCAAAATACACAATTTAAAATAGCCGAAATGGCTACCAAAATCGAACTTGGAAAATCATTTTTGGAATCACTAATTGAGGATCATATTTCAGGAAAAGAAGTTGTTACTAAAGTATCGATGGCAAAATATTGGCTAACCGAAACTGCAAGAGAAATTTCGATTGACTGCATGCAATTGCATGGTGGATATGGGTATATGGAAGAATATAAAATTGCCAGAAGATATCGAGACATTCCTGTAGCTTCTATTTACGCAGGGACAAATGAAATAATGAAAGTAATTATTTCAAAGAATTTAGGGTTATAG
- a CDS encoding thiolase family protein, translating into MTEVVIIEGVRTAIGRRKGTLSEYRPDELAAIVLDELVNRAGVEKADIDDVILGCVTQIGEQSANIARTAALIAGFPVHVPGVTIDRQCGSSQQAVHFAAQAIAAGDMDMVIAGGVESMTREPMFSNVGNAKVSPKLTDKYEIINQGLSSERMVKKWKLTREELDKYSSESHAKAFEAIEKGHFEKEIVQVEIPQADGTVKSFATDEGPRAGSTVEVLSGLKPVFDENGVITAGNASQMSDGASAVLLMSREKADELGLKPKARIIARSVTGSDPTLMLTGPIEATKRVLLKAGLTIEDMDTYEVNEAFAQVPLVWLKETNANPEKLNPDGGAIALGHPLGATGTKLLVTMLHRLERTGGRYGLLAICEGMGMANATIIERIE; encoded by the coding sequence ATGACAGAGGTTGTAATAATAGAAGGGGTACGAACAGCAATTGGAAGAAGGAAAGGGACGCTTTCAGAATATCGACCAGATGAACTTGCAGCGATTGTTTTAGACGAGTTAGTGAATCGTGCTGGTGTGGAGAAAGCAGATATAGACGATGTCATTTTAGGGTGTGTCACACAAATAGGGGAACAAAGTGCGAATATCGCCCGTACTGCAGCACTGATAGCTGGTTTTCCAGTACATGTACCTGGGGTTACTATTGATCGTCAATGTGGTTCAAGTCAGCAAGCGGTCCATTTTGCTGCACAGGCAATTGCAGCTGGAGACATGGATATGGTTATTGCTGGGGGCGTAGAAAGCATGACGCGTGAGCCTATGTTTTCAAATGTAGGAAATGCGAAAGTAAGTCCAAAACTAACTGACAAATACGAGATCATCAATCAAGGATTATCATCAGAACGAATGGTAAAGAAATGGAAATTAACGCGTGAAGAACTAGATAAGTATTCTTCTGAAAGTCATGCCAAAGCCTTTGAAGCAATTGAAAAAGGTCATTTTGAAAAAGAAATTGTTCAGGTAGAGATTCCTCAAGCAGATGGTACGGTAAAAAGCTTTGCAACTGACGAAGGACCCCGTGCAGGCTCTACTGTTGAAGTATTAAGTGGATTAAAACCTGTATTTGATGAAAATGGTGTGATTACGGCTGGGAATGCTAGTCAAATGAGTGACGGAGCTTCTGCAGTTCTTTTAATGTCTCGTGAAAAGGCAGATGAGCTTGGGCTAAAACCAAAAGCTCGTATAATAGCTCGTAGTGTTACGGGGTCTGATCCAACGCTTATGTTAACTGGTCCTATTGAAGCGACGAAAAGAGTGCTTTTAAAAGCGGGTCTTACAATTGAAGACATGGACACCTATGAGGTTAATGAAGCTTTTGCACAGGTTCCACTAGTGTGGTTAAAAGAGACAAATGCCAATCCAGAAAAGTTAAATCCAGATGGAGGGGCAATAGCCTTAGGTCATCCGTTGGGAGCAACAGGAACAAAGCTATTGGTAACTATGCTACACAGGCTAGAACGCACTGGTGGGCGCTATGGTCTTCTTGCTATTTGCGAGGGGATGGGCATGGCAAATGCCACAATTATTGAAAGAATTGAATAG
- a CDS encoding SDR family NAD(P)-dependent oxidoreductase, with translation MDINDKVAIVTGGASGLGLATVAHLLQKGARVVIFDVNEELAKKASEEFGGNVVYEIVNVTDENSVHKAIQQTVERFGAIHICVNCAGIAPPQKTVGKSGAMPLENFKKVIDINLIGTFNTLRLAAAEMTKNDLLMESNERGIIINTASVAAFEGQMGQAAYSASKAGIVGMTLPIARDLSSYGIRINAIAPGLFRTPMAAGLGDRVIEKLESLVEFPKRLGRPDEFATLVAFMIENEYINGEVIRLDGAIRMQPR, from the coding sequence ATGGATATTAACGATAAAGTGGCCATTGTAACAGGTGGGGCATCTGGATTGGGGCTTGCAACTGTTGCACATTTATTACAAAAAGGGGCAAGGGTAGTAATTTTTGATGTAAATGAAGAATTAGCAAAAAAAGCAAGTGAGGAATTCGGGGGAAATGTAGTCTATGAAATAGTAAATGTTACTGATGAAAATTCTGTCCATAAAGCAATTCAGCAAACAGTAGAGAGGTTTGGGGCAATACATATTTGTGTGAATTGTGCAGGTATAGCCCCTCCTCAAAAAACGGTTGGAAAATCTGGAGCAATGCCTTTAGAAAATTTCAAAAAAGTAATAGATATAAATTTAATAGGAACGTTTAATACGTTGAGATTAGCTGCTGCGGAAATGACAAAAAATGATTTGCTCATGGAATCCAATGAGCGAGGCATTATTATTAATACCGCTTCGGTCGCAGCATTTGAAGGACAAATGGGGCAGGCAGCTTATAGTGCTAGTAAGGCTGGAATAGTAGGGATGACCTTACCTATTGCAAGGGACCTATCTTCTTATGGAATACGTATTAATGCGATTGCTCCAGGATTATTCCGTACCCCTATGGCAGCAGGTTTAGGAGATAGAGTAATAGAGAAGCTAGAGTCATTAGTAGAATTTCCAAAGCGATTAGGTCGACCAGATGAATTTGCTACATTAGTAGCTTTTATGATTGAAAACGAATATATCAATGGGGAAGTAATTCGATTAGACGGGGCAATTCGAATGCAACCGAGGTAA
- a CDS encoding NADPH-dependent FMN reductase, producing MSVEKLKIGIVVGSVRKGRNAEAVSNWVYNFATKRNDADYEIVDLINYRLPLLGQEIFSEQQEEANSAIKGWSEKMATYDGYIFVTPEYNHAVGGALKNALDYLNPELNNKAAGLVGYGSLGGARAHENMRLILGELQVADVRTAVTFSLMTDFESMSVFKPADFHEGNANTMLDQLLAWSRALKTLR from the coding sequence ATGTCAGTAGAAAAATTAAAAATTGGAATTGTTGTAGGTAGTGTAAGAAAAGGACGTAATGCGGAGGCAGTTTCGAACTGGGTGTATAATTTTGCAACAAAGAGAAATGATGCAGACTATGAAATAGTTGATTTGATAAATTATAGATTACCTCTTCTGGGGCAAGAGATTTTTTCAGAACAACAGGAAGAAGCAAATTCGGCTATCAAAGGCTGGTCTGAGAAAATGGCTACGTATGATGGTTATATTTTCGTAACTCCAGAGTATAATCATGCGGTAGGCGGTGCACTAAAAAATGCATTAGATTACTTAAATCCTGAATTAAACAATAAGGCAGCTGGTCTTGTTGGATATGGTAGTTTAGGTGGAGCACGTGCTCATGAAAATATGCGTTTAATCTTAGGGGAATTACAGGTTGCAGATGTTCGTACTGCTGTAACATTCTCACTAATGACTGATTTTGAAAGTATGAGCGTATTCAAACCTGCAGACTTTCATGAAGGAAATGCAAATACAATGCTTGACCAATTACTTGCATGGAGCAGGGCTTTAAAAACACTTCGTTAA
- a CDS encoding AEC family transporter: MELVLIILPVFIIFFIGFIGQKFIGFDIKSISTAALYLMSPFLAFRTFYTNALTMEYFYIILFCLILAFILLIITWVTGTFMKTSRSELSAMILGGMFMNSGNYGAPVVLFALGATGFDYAVMIMVLHGLFINTFGIFFASLGGGEKATWQQSLQRVIRMPVVYAAALGIFLQETGLTVPHAVMDGVGLAADASIPTVMLVLGMQLAVISRKKVAYRYVVAVSFIRIIVSPLLAVGILYFLPVNDMVKQVAIILAAMPTAANTTMLALQFNTEPDLVSFTTLVTTLVSIISIPFVLFFLGVS; encoded by the coding sequence GTGGAACTGGTTTTAATTATTTTGCCGGTTTTTATTATTTTCTTTATCGGCTTTATTGGACAGAAATTTATTGGTTTCGATATAAAATCTATCTCTACAGCCGCGCTATATTTAATGTCTCCATTTTTAGCTTTCCGAACATTTTATACAAATGCCTTAACGATGGAATATTTTTATATCATATTATTTTGTCTTATTTTGGCCTTTATTTTACTTATAATAACTTGGGTGACTGGAACATTTATGAAGACTTCACGCTCGGAACTTTCTGCGATGATTTTAGGTGGAATGTTTATGAATAGCGGAAATTACGGTGCTCCGGTAGTGTTATTTGCCTTAGGGGCCACTGGTTTTGATTATGCTGTAATGATCATGGTTTTACACGGCTTGTTCATCAATACATTTGGTATTTTTTTTGCATCTCTTGGTGGCGGTGAGAAGGCGACATGGCAGCAGTCCTTGCAGCGCGTTATTAGAATGCCAGTCGTATATGCAGCTGCCCTCGGTATTTTCTTACAAGAAACTGGACTGACCGTGCCACATGCGGTCATGGATGGCGTCGGACTTGCTGCCGATGCATCGATACCAACAGTTATGCTCGTTCTCGGAATGCAATTAGCTGTCATTTCGCGAAAAAAGGTTGCCTATCGATATGTTGTTGCGGTTTCCTTTATACGGATAATTGTGTCCCCCCTTCTAGCGGTTGGAATTTTATACTTCTTGCCAGTTAATGATATGGTCAAACAGGTTGCGATTATTTTGGCAGCTATGCCAACTGCAGCTAATACAACGATGTTAGCATTGCAATTTAATACTGAACCAGATCTTGTTTCGTTTACAACTCTAGTTACAACACTTGTCAGCATCATTTCTATTCCGTTTGTTCTATTTTTCTTAGGTGTTTCCTAG
- a CDS encoding spore coat protein CotJB, with protein MNAFDERMLLLKKVQQMDFVVVEWTLYTDTHPDDEDALEQWREAIKKAASARKQYENKFGPLSLKSIPSRQALEVGWRWNQDPWPWQL; from the coding sequence ATGAATGCTTTTGATGAAAGAATGCTTCTGTTAAAAAAAGTACAACAAATGGATTTTGTTGTTGTCGAATGGACATTATACACGGACACACATCCAGATGATGAAGATGCTTTAGAGCAATGGAGAGAAGCGATTAAAAAAGCTGCATCTGCACGCAAACAATACGAAAATAAATTTGGACCTTTATCCCTAAAATCCATTCCCTCTAGACAGGCCCTAGAAGTAGGCTGGCGTTGGAATCAAGACCCGTGGCCATGGCAATTATGA
- a CDS encoding manganese catalase family protein — MWVYEKKLLYPVEVTTCNPMLAKYLMEQYGGADGELAAALRYMNQRYTVPDKVIGLLTDISTEEFSHLEMLATMIYKLTKDATPEQLEKAGLGAHFVNHGHSLFYENAGGVPFTATYIQSKGDPIADLYEDIAAEEKARATYQWLIDISDDPGINDALRFLRERENIHSLRFREAVELLKDERDRKKIF; from the coding sequence ATGTGGGTTTATGAAAAAAAGTTGCTTTATCCCGTCGAAGTAACAACCTGTAATCCGATGCTTGCAAAATATCTTATGGAGCAATACGGAGGCGCGGATGGTGAACTTGCAGCCGCACTCAGATATATGAACCAACGTTATACCGTTCCGGATAAAGTAATCGGACTGCTTACGGATATTTCCACTGAGGAATTCTCACATCTTGAAATGCTGGCAACAATGATTTATAAATTGACTAAGGATGCTACCCCTGAACAATTAGAAAAAGCTGGTTTAGGTGCACACTTTGTTAATCATGGACATTCATTGTTTTATGAGAATGCAGGAGGAGTTCCATTTACAGCTACGTATATTCAATCTAAAGGAGATCCCATAGCAGATTTATATGAAGATATTGCTGCAGAAGAAAAAGCACGCGCAACCTACCAATGGTTAATCGATATTTCAGACGATCCTGGTATCAATGATGCTTTACGTTTCTTAAGAGAACGAGAAAATATTCATTCTCTTCGTTTCCGTGAGGCTGTAGAATTGCTTAAAGATGAAAGGGACCGAAAAAAGATTTTCTAA
- a CDS encoding MMPL family transporter, whose protein sequence is MKKLLGIVTDFVTTRKGMWITLGIWIALTVILTVFAPSSSDYKVSSVASLPEDAKSIVAQEHIDKHFKDAESLPGILVIQSKEEIDIKMLGAALDKVAAADINGLKEMVPFSSLPPQALEGFFSEDKKTSVIPISFITSLETSDLEESLAQVREIVAEETRSIVYMTGPAGIAVDTTNLFERADLVLILSTVGIILILLIVIYRSPLLALIPLLAAGIVYQVVNQILGMIGATGLELATQSLSIMSILLFAATIDYSLFVFSRYREELKNYETKFDAMKYAMRETGIPVFFAGGTVLAAMLVLFFASFGDYRNFAPIFGTTMFVIMFASVTLIPALFTLFGRKSFWPRVPKYGEKEVKANSLWSKIASFVVNKPVIAAVSILVILVVSALNLFNLKYEFDTIKSFPSDMPSREGYEVIEQEFEKGDLAPTTVLFESESEITEEMQASLIDQLLQRGLVSSVRASGISEDGLAAQFQLTFEESPYSTESMDALETMVEEADNIVKESDVEGELYFAGETASNLDDRSANSRDLIIIVLLETLLIFILLIVLTKSIKMPIYMMGTILLSFLAALGLGMFLTNLFFDIDTISNRVPLYSFVFLVALGIDYNIILISRFLEEREKHSVKEAVQIAVSHTGGVISSAGILLAATFAVLMTQPIQLLFVFGFIVAVGIILDTFLIRGILLPALIVLFEKDKK, encoded by the coding sequence TTGAAAAAGTTACTAGGCATAGTAACCGATTTTGTCACGACGAGAAAAGGTATGTGGATTACATTAGGTATTTGGATAGCGCTAACAGTAATTCTTACAGTATTTGCACCTAGTTCAAGCGATTATAAGGTTTCGAGTGTAGCCTCATTGCCTGAGGATGCTAAGTCGATTGTGGCCCAAGAACATATTGACAAGCATTTTAAAGATGCAGAAAGTTTGCCAGGGATTCTTGTTATTCAGTCGAAAGAAGAGATAGATATTAAAATGCTTGGAGCAGCTTTGGATAAAGTAGCGGCAGCAGATATAAATGGTCTGAAAGAAATGGTTCCGTTTAGTAGTCTGCCACCCCAGGCGTTGGAAGGATTTTTCTCGGAAGATAAGAAAACATCAGTTATTCCTATTAGCTTTATCACCTCTTTAGAAACCTCTGATTTAGAGGAAAGCTTGGCTCAGGTGAGGGAAATTGTAGCAGAGGAAACCAGATCGATTGTTTATATGACAGGTCCTGCTGGAATTGCTGTAGATACAACAAATCTATTTGAACGTGCGGATCTTGTATTAATCTTATCGACAGTAGGAATTATTCTTATTCTACTAATTGTCATTTATCGTTCGCCGCTATTAGCTCTAATTCCATTACTAGCAGCAGGAATTGTTTATCAGGTTGTAAACCAAATACTTGGTATGATTGGTGCTACGGGCTTGGAGTTAGCTACTCAATCGTTATCGATAATGTCGATTCTGTTGTTTGCAGCGACGATTGATTATTCGTTGTTTGTATTTTCTCGATATAGAGAAGAGTTAAAGAACTATGAAACTAAATTCGATGCTATGAAGTACGCAATGCGTGAGACTGGAATTCCTGTATTCTTTGCAGGTGGTACAGTTTTAGCTGCAATGCTCGTACTATTCTTTGCATCATTTGGAGATTATCGTAATTTCGCACCAATTTTCGGGACGACAATGTTTGTCATTATGTTTGCATCTGTCACACTAATCCCAGCATTATTTACTCTTTTCGGTCGTAAGTCTTTCTGGCCTCGTGTTCCGAAATATGGAGAAAAAGAAGTGAAAGCGAACTCATTATGGAGTAAAATTGCTTCATTTGTTGTCAATAAACCAGTAATCGCTGCAGTGTCGATATTAGTTATTTTAGTAGTTTCCGCATTGAACTTGTTTAATCTGAAATATGAGTTCGATACGATTAAATCTTTCCCAAGCGACATGCCGTCCCGTGAAGGTTATGAAGTCATTGAACAAGAATTTGAAAAAGGGGATTTAGCTCCAACAACTGTCCTTTTTGAATCTGAAAGTGAAATTACAGAGGAAATGCAAGCAAGTCTAATTGATCAGCTATTACAACGAGGCTTAGTGAGTAGTGTTCGTGCTTCAGGAATTTCAGAAGATGGACTTGCGGCACAATTCCAACTAACATTCGAGGAAAGTCCATATTCAACAGAGTCAATGGACGCCTTGGAAACCATGGTGGAGGAAGCAGATAATATTGTTAAGGAAAGTGACGTAGAGGGTGAATTGTACTTTGCTGGCGAAACCGCATCTAACTTAGATGATCGTTCTGCAAATAGCCGTGATTTAATCATTATTGTATTGCTTGAAACACTCTTAATCTTTATCTTATTAATTGTATTAACGAAATCTATTAAAATGCCAATTTACATGATGGGTACTATTCTATTGTCATTCTTGGCTGCACTTGGTCTTGGTATGTTCTTAACTAACTTATTTTTCGATATTGATACGATTAGTAATCGTGTTCCACTCTATTCGTTTGTGTTCTTAGTAGCACTAGGAATCGATTATAATATTATTCTTATATCTAGATTTTTAGAGGAACGTGAAAAACATTCCGTTAAAGAAGCAGTTCAAATTGCAGTATCCCACACAGGTGGAGTTATCTCTTCAGCAGGTATTCTACTTGCTGCAACATTCGCTGTACTAATGACGCAGCCGATCCAGCTGCTATTTGTTTTTGGATTTATCGTAGCGGTGGGAATTATTTTGGACACATTTTTAATACGTGGAATTCTTTTACCCGCATTGATCGTCCTATTTGAAAAAGATAAAAAATAA
- a CDS encoding TetR/AcrR family transcriptional regulator, with product MKQVARERKFTDDELFKATKLLLIGDGYESFTFSKLASMMEVSRGSIYKYYENKDELISEFLMYEMNRFLQDFSVLDKSGDFQTQFSLVIDFIFRHSEIHQILEIIHQIPKQSSNRVVSNQTQLNTYYINMYKQFQGLIEQGKKEQVIKSHLSDAIILGMIFQTIAIPNHFGIPTDEWVDSIKEILSDGMFLRD from the coding sequence GTGAAACAAGTGGCACGTGAGCGTAAATTTACTGACGATGAGTTATTTAAAGCAACAAAGCTATTACTAATTGGGGATGGCTATGAATCCTTTACGTTTAGCAAGTTAGCTTCGATGATGGAAGTTTCTCGTGGCAGTATATATAAATATTATGAGAACAAAGATGAATTGATATCGGAATTTCTGATGTATGAAATGAATCGCTTTCTCCAAGATTTTAGTGTGCTTGATAAAAGTGGAGATTTTCAAACACAGTTTTCTCTAGTTATTGATTTTATTTTTAGACATAGTGAAATTCATCAGATTCTAGAGATTATTCATCAAATTCCTAAACAGTCTTCCAATCGTGTCGTCTCCAATCAGACACAGTTAAATACATATTACATTAATATGTACAAACAATTCCAAGGGTTAATCGAGCAGGGGAAGAAAGAACAAGTAATTAAAAGTCATCTATCTGATGCTATAATTCTTGGGATGATTTTTCAAACTATTGCTATTCCTAATCATTTTGGGATTCCTACTGACGAATGGGTAGATTCTATCAAAGAGATCTTAAGTGACGGAATGTTTTTGAGAGATTAA